The Haloarchaeobius sp. HME9146 DNA segment TCGCGGAAGAAGGCGGTGAGGCGCTCGGCATCGAGTGCGAGCACGCGGACGACCTTCTCGCCGTCTTCGTATCGAATCGGCGGGAGCAACAGGCAGTCGTGGCGGGCGAGGTAGGCGTCGATGGTCGTCTCCGCGTGGTCGCGCAGGCACTCGTCGGTGATGAGGAGGCACTCGTCGTCTGCCTGTACCCGTTCTTTGACCCCCACCTCGGCAGCCGCGAGGTCCGCCACCGTCTCGACTGGGCCGACCACATGCAGGAGGTCGCAGTGGTCGTTGCACCAGAGGTCGATTCGGGCGTCGCTATCGGCGGTAGCCCGGGCGTAGGAACTATGGTCGCGGACGCGGAGGACCGCCTCTAGCATATAAAGACACCAGCACAGGCCTGCCCTTACGTCTTTGGGATGGCACCACAAGTATCAGGTATGGCGCAACAACCCGAGCCCGAGCGGAAACACGACGTCGGCGAGCCCTCCGAGCAGTGGAAGCAGTACCAGGGGGCCCCGACAGGCACGGACATCGAGTGCAAGGGGTGGCGACAGGAGGCGGCCCTGCGCATGCTGAACAACAACCTCGACCCCGAGGTCGGCGAGAAACCCGAGGAACTCGTCGTCTACGGCGGGACCGGCCGCGCCGCGCGTAGCTGGGACGCCTACGACGCCATCCTCGACGAACTCCGGAACCTCGAAGACGACGAGACGCTGCTCGTCCAGTCCGGCAAGCCGGTGGGCGTCTTCCAGACTCACGAGCGCGCCCCGCGAGTCCTCATCGCGAACTCGAATCTGGTTGGGAAATGGGACGACTGGGAGCACTTCCACGAGCTCGAGTCGAAGGGACTCATCATGTACGGCCAGATGACCGCCGGTTCCTGGGCCTACATCGGCACTCAGGGCATCATCCAGGGGACCTACGAGACGCTGGCCGAAC contains these protein-coding regions:
- a CDS encoding helix-turn-helix domain-containing protein, whose translation is MLEAVLRVRDHSSYARATADSDARIDLWCNDHCDLLHVVGPVETVADLAAAEVGVKERVQADDECLLITDECLRDHAETTIDAYLARHDCLLLPPIRYEDGEKVVRVLALDAERLTAFFRDLVADFNVTVESKREVASPARRSPSSGLDAVLPTLSERQREILLAAHEAGYYEIPRGTAMTDIAEVFDIDRRTAEEHLRIAERKLFDAVVPYL